Sequence from the Deltaproteobacteria bacterium genome:
GCCGCGCTCGGCCGCAGCTCGACCATGTGTACGTAAGCACGCGCCGCCGCGCTCCACACCACCGCCGTTTGCCGGGCCCGGGCTTCGCTCTCGGCGTACGCGCGCTGACGCATATTCTTCTCGCCCACCTGGCGGCCGAAAGCGCCGATGGCTTCGACCACTTCCACCTGGCCGGGTGCGACCTGTCGGGCGGTGGCGACCCGCTGCAGCCGCGTCGGCCACGGATCGGGCGGGCGTGCCAGGGGATTGATCAGCGAGCTGTTGGGGAAAATGCTGCGTACCAAGCTCTCAACCCACCAGTTGCGCATCACCACTAGTGCCACCAGGCCGGATACCACCAAGCCGGCAACCGGCACGGCCCGCGAGCGCAGCGGTACCCGCCCTTGCAGCCCGCTGCCACTGCCGGCGTCAAGGAGCCGCACCGTGGCAGCCACCGCGATCACGAACAACAGCGCGTTGGACGGCAGGTGCAAGTTGAAGTCGGTGAGCGAGTGCAGCAGCAGCGCCGCAACACCCGCGGTCAGCCCCAGAGCGAGGAGCACACGATCCCGCTCGGCGGTGCGCAGGCCGCGCCAGCAGAGCATGAAGAAGCGGACAAACAGCCAGGCAAAACAACCGGCGCCGAGCAGGCCGCTTTCCACCACGAGCTGCAGGTAGTCGTTGTGGGCACGATCGAAGTAGGTGTGTGTCCCAACCGGCTGATAGCGGGGAAACAGCCACTCGAAGTTGCCCAAGCCGATCCCGAAGAGCGGGAAGTCACGCACCATCACCAAGGTTTCACGCCACAAGCTCGGGCGAGAATATGGCGTGACTTGCAGCTCACCGCTGAAGCGCCGGATCAGTTGCGGCGATTGTAGCCACACCAACGCCAAAGCCGCGAACACGCCCGCGCCCAGGGCGAGCCGGCGCCACGTCAGCGCCCGCCGCCAGACCCCGAAGGCGGCCGCACCTAGCGCTAACCCGCCTAGCGCCGCCAAGACCCCGCCACGACTCTGCGTCAGGCCCATCGCCAGCAGCATGAGTGCGACACCGGCGAGCAGCATCAACCCGACCGCGCCGGCGTGCCCCGGCAGCACCCGGTGGTGATGGCGCTGGCCGCGCCGGTGGCGGCGTTCCCACGGGATGTAACTCAGCGCCAGGCTGATGCCGATCGGAATCGCCAGCTCGAAGTAGCCGGCCAGATGAGCCCGGTTGACGAAAGTGCCCGTCGCCGAGTCCAGATAGAAGGTCTTGCGCAGCCAGTAGATATGCGGCGAGCGCGCAATTACTTGATAGGTACCGTAGAGCGCCTCGATCACCCCGACCGCCGCCACCACCGCCATCCAGCTGCGCAGGCGCGCGATGAAGGCATCGGCCGGAGGCGGCGTTTCGCTTATGGCGCGCCGGCGCGCCGCCTCCCACGGGTAGCCAATGAGCAAAAAAAAACCGTGCCGTAGGTCAGCATGCGCAGAAACTCTTCGCCGCTACGATAAGTGTACAGCGAAAGCGGGCGCCAAGTGCCGGCAGCGGGCAGGGCCGCAGCCAACGCCTCCACCTGCTCGATCACCGGGGCCGGCGCCGCAGCGGCGGCATCCGCAGGCTGCTCCACCGACCTCAAGGCGCCCGCCTGCGGCGGCAACGATGCCTCCGTCGTCAGCCGCGCCACCAAGTCGCGCAGCTCGCCGAAAGGTGCCTGTCGCGGCCAGCCCGGCAGCGTCTCGCGATACAACTCGTAAGTATTGGGGCTCAGCACCCGCAGCGCGGGCGGAGGCAACGGCAGCAACTGCACCAGCGCCACCAGCCCGAAGCCGAGCAGCGGCAGCCCCCAGCGGCGCAGGCGTTCATTGGCGGCGGTGGTGGAGCCGCACCCCAGCGCCTTGCTCGCCCACACCACCGCCAGCAGCGCCGCCAGCCACTCCACTACTGCTTGTGACCAGGCGTGAACGGCGCCGAAGGCCAGCGGGGAGAACGCCAGCAGCGCAATCACGCCGCCGTGCACCAGAGAATCGCAGCGCTGGCCGAACCGTTCCCGTTGTGCCGGCGACATCGATCACACGTGCGCTGCGGCCCTAAGCTCGCACGATCTTATCGCGCCCGCGGCTGAGCGCCCGCGTCGCGTTGCGGGTATCCACCACCAGTGCGCTCGAATCCACGATGAACTGATAGTCGAAGCAGCTGTGATCGGTTGCGATCAGCACCACATCCGCACCGCCCAGTTCCGCCGCCGTCAGCGCCACCGCGGCCAACTGGAAGTTGTAGTGGCGCGAGCGCTTGAGCACCGGCACGTAGGGGTCGTGATAGCTGACGAGTGCGCCCTTGTCCTGCAACAGCTCGATCAGCTTGAGCGCGGGCGACTCGCGGGTATCGTCGAGATCACGTTTGTAGGCAACCCCGAGCACGAGCACGCGCGCCCCGCGCAAACTGCGGCTGCGCTCGTTAAGCGCATCCATCACCTTCGCGACCACGAATGCCGGCATGGCGCAGTTGACCTCGCCCGCCAGCTCGATGAAGCGCGTCGTCAGCTCGTACTGGCGCGCCTTCCAGGTGAGGTAGAAGGGATCCACCGGAATGCAGTGGCCGCCCAGGCCGGGGCCGGGGTAGAATGGGGTGAAGCCGAACGGCTTGGTCGCCGCCGCATCGATTACTTCCCAAACGTCGAGGTGCATGCGATCGAAGAGCACCTTGAGTTCGTTGACCAGCGCGATGTTGACGCTGCGGTAGATGTTCTCCAGCAGCTTGGCGGCTTCGGCCACCCGCGTCGACGACACCGGCACCACCCGCTCGACCACGGCGCCATAGAGCGCCGCCGCCAGTTGGCCGCAGCGCGCGCTGTAGCCACCCACCAGTTTGGGAATGGTGCGGGTCGAGAACTGCGCATTGTTGGGGTCTTCACGCTCGGGGGAATATGCCAGAAAGAAATCCGTGCCGGCGGTCAAGCCGTTACGCTCGAGGATCGGCCGCACCACTTCATCGGTGGTTCCGGGATAGGTGGTGCTTTCGAGCACCACCAGCTGCTGTGGGCGCAAGTGCCGCGCCACGGTTTCGGCCGTTGCGACCACGAAGGAGAGGTCCGGCTCGCGGTTTTCGGTCAGCGGCGTGGGCACACAGAGAATGATGGCGTCGCACTCGGCCAGCGCCGCCATCTCGCGCGTGGGATAGAAGCCCGGCCGGCCGGCCGGCGGCGGCGACTGGGTGAGCAGCCGGGCAATCCGTTCGGCCGGCAGATGATGGATGTAGCTGCGGCCCGCGCGCAGTTCGTCGATCTTGGCCGCATCGACATCAAAACCGTAGACCGCAAAGCCGGCTTCAGCGAAAGTGGCCGCCAGCGGCAGCCCGACATAGCCCAGGCCGATGATGCCGGCGATCGCGCGCCGGCCGCTCAACGCCGCCAACAAATTGTCCGTGGCTGACTCAAGCTTGGCGCTCATCAGCGCCTCCGTCCTGGCTGCCGTAATACGAGTACGTATACCGGTTGTGATAGTAGTAATCGCCGCTGTTGACGTTGACGTTGTTCAAGACCACCCCGAGGATGCGCGCGCGCGCATAATCGAGCCGGTCGCGCGCCTGGCGCACCACCTCCTTCGGCGTGTGCTGCCCGCGCGTCACCAGCACCACACCGTCAGCCATGGTCGAGAGCAACACCGCATCAGTGACCGGCAGCACCGGCGGTGAATCTATGAGGACGTAATCGAACTTCTCGCGTAGCTGCGCCAACAGCTCGCGCATCTTGCGCGAGCCCACCAGCTCGGCCGGATTGGGCGGCAGCGGACCGCTGGCCATGAAGAATAAGCGGCTGATCCCGGTTTCACGGATCGCCTCATCCAGCTCGCTCTGGCCGGTGAGCACGGTGCTCAGGCCGTGGCCGTTTTCCGTCCCGAGGACGCGATGGCAGCGCGGGCGGCGCATGTCGGCATCGACCACCAGCACACGCGCACCCGACTGCGCCAGCGTGATCGCGGTGTTGACGGCGGTCACCGTCTTGCCCTCCCCCGCCTGGCCGCTGGTCACCAGCACCAACTGCGGGGGGTTGTCGGCGCGCGAGAGCATGATCGCGGTCCGAATCGTCCGATAGGCCTCGGCGACCACCGAGCGGCCGTGGTGGAACGTCACCAACTCGCGCGGCAATGCCGGCAGGGCGGCGCCCGCGGGCTCACCGGCGACGGCGCCGCCGGCATAGCTCGGCACCACCCCGAGCGCCGGCAGGCGCACGAAGCGCTCGACCTCCTCCGGCGTCTTGAGCGTGTTGTCGAAGTACTCGAAGCCGAACGCCAGCGCCGTACCGAACGTCAGGCCCGCGATCAAGCTCAACAACAAGTTCAGCGTGCGCTTGGGGCGCGACGGATACAGCGGCGTCTCGGCCTTGTCCACCACCGTAACGTTGGACACCCGTAGGCTGTCGGCGACCGTGGTCTCCTTCATCCGGGCCAGGGTGCTCTCGTATAGCGCATGGCTGGTGTCGACGTCGCGCTTGAGCATGTTGTACTCGACCGAATTCTCCTTGAGGTCCATGGCGGTGTTCTTCTGGGCTTCGAGCTGCGCGTACAATTCATCCTGGCGCGTTTTGGCCGCGAGGTAGTTCGACTCGATGCCGCCGACCACCTTGCGGATTTCCGATTCGATGCGCGCGCGCGCCGAATCCACCTCGCTCTTGAGCTGCACCATGGCGGGATAAGCGGGCTTGAACTTCTGGCCCATCTGCGCGTACTTGGCCTCGAGGTCCGCCACGCTTTGTTTCAGCCGCTGGATCAGCGGGCTGCTGATGACCGCCGGCAAGGCCTCGTAGTTGCGCGCCTGGATCAGTTGGTATTGCGACTCGAACTGAATGCGGTCGGCCTGGGCTTGGGTCAGGCGCTTGTTGAGATCACCGAGGCGATCGACAACGATGTTCTCGCGCGCGTCGAGAGAGATGATGTGGTGTTGTTTGCGGTAGCGATTGAGCGCCGCCTCGGTGGTTTCGACCTTCTGCTTCAGCTCGGTGAGCTTGTTTTCGAGAAACTGTTGCGCCTCGCCGGTGGTACGGTAGCGGTTCTCCATACCTTGCTGGATGTAGGCCGTGGCATGGGCATTGGCGATCTGTGCCGACAGGGCCGGATCGTGGGTGCTGTAGCGAATGCGCACCAGCCGTGAGTTCTTCACGGGCTCGATCTCGATCAGCTCGAGATAAAGGTCGATCAAGCGCGGATCGACACCGAGTTCGAGGCTTTCGGGTTCGACGGCCCGGCCGGAGCCGAGCAGCCCGCGCAGCGCCCCGACCGTGCGGCGCAGCAGGCCAGGCTGGCTGCTGCCGAGAAAGCGCGGATCGTTTTCCAGCGCCAGGTCACGAATCACGCCCGCTGCCAGAGTGCGGCTCTCCAGGATGCGGAACTGGGTCTGGTAATAGTCGTACTTCTCCGGACCGAAGACGTCGGGCTGCGTCACCTCCTCAATCTTCACCACTCGCGGCGTCTGCTTCTCGATCTGGATGGTGGTCTCGGCGGTGTAGCTGCGCTCGGTGGTGAAAGTAATGAAGGCGGTGGTCGTAACCACCACGAGGGTGAACAGGGCGATCACCCACCGGTGCTTGAGCACCACCCGCCAGTAGTCACGCAGGTGGGCCTCGGCATCCTGGGTACCGGCGCTCATCCCCAGCGGCGGCAGCTCGTTGGGGAAGATACGATAGGGCGAAAGTTGGTTCAGCGCGGCGGTATCGCTCATAGTACTGGAATGGTGCCTGCGATTCGAAAGACGTTGGTGACGAAGCTGTAGACCGCGTACAGCGGCAGCTTGGCGGCCGACGCGGGCACGTAGATGATGTCACCCGCCTCGAGGGGAATGTCCTGCCCCTTGCCTTCGATGATGCCGGGCACATCGGCGCTCAGCACCATGCGCACACCGGTGCGCCGGGTGCGCACGACCTGGATGCTGCTGGTGGCGGCCGGGTAGAGTGGGCCGCCAGCAGCGGTAATCGCCCCCAGCACGGTCACCCCCCGCGACAGCGCATAGGCGCCGGGCTTCTCCACCCAGCCATCGACCAAAAACTGGCCGCCTTCGGGCACCACGATCACATCGCCGGCACGCGCCGGTAATGTCAGCGCGCTGCGCGTGCTGGCATCGAGCATGTCGCGCACGTCCACCACAATGGGATCGGAGCTGGCGGCAACCGTGTCCTTGATCATCCCGGCATCCGAGACCCCGGGGTTGTTCGAGCCATCCAGCATCGCCAGCTTAGTGTGGTCGGTGCGTTCGCCCGGTAGCAGGTAGATTCGGCTGCCGGCATCGCGCGCCAGCCCGCCCGCCTCGGAGATCATATCGAGCACCGTGTTCTTGTCCTTGGTGAGGCTATATTGCCCCGGCCGCAGCACGGCGCCGATCACGGCCACTCGTTGGCTGGCATAGTCCTGAACAAAAACGTTCACTTGTGGGTTATTGAGGTAACGATCTTCGAGGCGCTTGGCGATTTCGGCTTCGAGTTCACGCTCGGTGAGTCCTTCGGCCTTCAAGGTTCCAATCAGCGCCAAGGTAATGAAACCGGCGCCCGAGACCCGTACCGTACGGTCGAGGTCCTCGATATCGAAGACGCTCACCTCGATGAGGTCGCCAGCGCCGATGCGATAGTCCCGACCCAAGCCGGCGGCCTCGCGCTGCTGGCGCAGATCTTCCAGCCGCTGGCGGCTGGCGCGCACATCCTCATCGGCGGGCGTGATGACGGTGGGCGAGCTCATCCCCGCCATCCAGCGTTGCTGCGGCGGCGGGCAGCCCGCCAGTACTGTCGCCGTCAACGCCGCCACCAACGAAAAAACGCGCCTTTTGCCACAAATGCTCAAGATGCCCGGCCCTTCCCAACCGCGAGGTTGCCCCATACTGCCCGATTACAAAAAAAAAAGACAGGGAGGCGAAGAACGCCTCCCTGTCTTGGGAATGATTCCGCCTCAGCCCCGCACCCCGGGGCAATCGGGCATTAGCGATCCGGGCTCTCCTCCGTCGGCGTCGGCGTCGGCTCTTCGGACGGAGTGTCCGTCGGCGCCACAGTCGGGGTCTCTGGCGTCGGAGTGTCCGTCGGTGCCTCGGTCGGGGTCTCTGGGGTGGGCGTGTCAGTCGGCGCCTCGGTCGGGGTTTCCGGTGTCGGCGTATCGGTCGGCGCCACGGTAGTCGGCGATGGCGTCTCCGGCGTCGCCGTATCTGTGGGCGCCGCAGTGGTCGGCCTCGGCGTCGCAGTATTCGTAGGTACCACGCTCGGCGTCTCCGGCGTCGGCGTATTGGACGGCACTATTGTGGTCGGGCGGGTCCCTGTCACTGTCGCCGTCGGTGGCGCAGCTGAGCCAGTCGGAGTGGGCGAGCCCCCCCCTTCCCCATCGCCACCGCCGCTCAGACCGGCAGCGAGGCCGGCGCCAAGCCCGACCAGTGCAACGCCGCCGACCAGGTAGCAACGATTCACATCGTATTCGCCGATCTGCACCGGCGAGCACAGCTCGCTTTCGGCGCCCCCGACCTGTCCGGGGATAGCCAGCGCTACCGGCTTTTCGGCCGATAGTCGCCAGTTGACCACCAGTCCCTTGTCGGTGATCTCGGCCTTCACGGTATCGCCGCGCAGTTCGGGCACGCCCGGTTCAACGCGGACGTGGTAGGTACCCGCCTTCAGGCCGTCGATGACATAGAGGCCGTTTTCGCCGCTGGTAGCCGAGAACAGCACCGAATCAGATCCGGGCCGCAGCACCAGCACCTTGGCTCCGCGAACTGGCGTGCCGGCAGCGCTAACGATCTTACCGCCAAGCGCCGCTTTGCTGGCCGCCAGCGCCGGAGCGCCGACCAAGGCGCACGCCAGCGAAACCGCAATTGCCCGCGCCGCCAGTCCCTTCCGCCGACTAATTAGTCTCATCAACATAGCC
This genomic interval carries:
- a CDS encoding O-antigen ligase family protein, which produces MLIGYPWEAARRRAISETPPPADAFIARLRSWMAVVAAVGVIEALYGTYQVIARSPHIYWLRKTFYLDSATGTFVNRAHLAGYFELAIPIGISLALSYIPWERRHRRGQRHHHRVLPGHAGAVGLMLLAGVALMLLAMGLTQSRGGVLAALGGLALGAAAFGVWRRALTWRRLALGAGVFAALALVWLQSPQLIRRFSGELQVTPYSRPSLWRETLVMVRDFPLFGIGLGNFEWLFPRYQPVGTHTYFDRAHNDYLQLVVESGLLGAGCFAWLFVRFFMLCWRGLRTAERDRVLLALGLTAGVAALLLHSLTDFNLHLPSNALLFVIAVAATVRLLDAGSGSGLQGRVPLRSRAVPVAGLVVSGLVALVVMRNWWVESLVRSIFPNSSLINPLARPPDPWPTRLQRVATARQVAPGQVEVVEAIGAFGRQVGEKNMRQRAYAESEARARQTAVVWSAAARAYVHMVELRPSAAWPHVWLAQSLARLAEVRHGFYLPPEVVRAAADLFDRGVALQPRDRGLTRVAAEWGLTHWGLLPAQDQARAADWARQALAIDPLRGRELLRLAILWDPALPQRMLPAEREVRLYLALAYQDAQRPDDAARVAAGLEEDLSARLRSAAAPAADALLLGRVREYRGNWRGAAEAYGRAAVLAADDDRRTEALKRSGYSWLNAGDNVKAQQALTAARRYGGRDPDVLAGLSAVYEQRGDYAAAARLVRDAAALAPGAPEYRYRLARLYERGRKYGKANEQYKRLLDDAGADFLKGRRVELLLALARNYRQLEVGPEARRFYELVLQHAPDNHEAREFLALFGS
- a CDS encoding nucleotide sugar dehydrogenase codes for the protein MSAKLESATDNLLAALSGRRAIAGIIGLGYVGLPLAATFAEAGFAVYGFDVDAAKIDELRAGRSYIHHLPAERIARLLTQSPPPAGRPGFYPTREMAALAECDAIILCVPTPLTENREPDLSFVVATAETVARHLRPQQLVVLESTTYPGTTDEVVRPILERNGLTAGTDFFLAYSPEREDPNNAQFSTRTIPKLVGGYSARCGQLAAALYGAVVERVVPVSSTRVAEAAKLLENIYRSVNIALVNELKVLFDRMHLDVWEVIDAAATKPFGFTPFYPGPGLGGHCIPVDPFYLTWKARQYELTTRFIELAGEVNCAMPAFVVAKVMDALNERSRSLRGARVLVLGVAYKRDLDDTRESPALKLIELLQDKGALVSYHDPYVPVLKRSRHYNFQLAAVALTAAELGGADVVLIATDHSCFDYQFIVDSSALVVDTRNATRALSRGRDKIVRA
- a CDS encoding polysaccharide biosynthesis tyrosine autokinase; the encoded protein is MSDTAALNQLSPYRIFPNELPPLGMSAGTQDAEAHLRDYWRVVLKHRWVIALFTLVVVTTTAFITFTTERSYTAETTIQIEKQTPRVVKIEEVTQPDVFGPEKYDYYQTQFRILESRTLAAGVIRDLALENDPRFLGSSQPGLLRRTVGALRGLLGSGRAVEPESLELGVDPRLIDLYLELIEIEPVKNSRLVRIRYSTHDPALSAQIANAHATAYIQQGMENRYRTTGEAQQFLENKLTELKQKVETTEAALNRYRKQHHIISLDARENIVVDRLGDLNKRLTQAQADRIQFESQYQLIQARNYEALPAVISSPLIQRLKQSVADLEAKYAQMGQKFKPAYPAMVQLKSEVDSARARIESEIRKVVGGIESNYLAAKTRQDELYAQLEAQKNTAMDLKENSVEYNMLKRDVDTSHALYESTLARMKETTVADSLRVSNVTVVDKAETPLYPSRPKRTLNLLLSLIAGLTFGTALAFGFEYFDNTLKTPEEVERFVRLPALGVVPSYAGGAVAGEPAGAALPALPRELVTFHHGRSVVAEAYRTIRTAIMLSRADNPPQLVLVTSGQAGEGKTVTAVNTAITLAQSGARVLVVDADMRRPRCHRVLGTENGHGLSTVLTGQSELDEAIRETGISRLFFMASGPLPPNPAELVGSRKMRELLAQLREKFDYVLIDSPPVLPVTDAVLLSTMADGVVLVTRGQHTPKEVVRQARDRLDYARARILGVVLNNVNVNSGDYYYHNRYTYSYYGSQDGGADERQA
- a CDS encoding polysaccharide biosynthesis/export family protein — protein: MTATVLAGCPPPQQRWMAGMSSPTVITPADEDVRASRQRLEDLRQQREAAGLGRDYRIGAGDLIEVSVFDIEDLDRTVRVSGAGFITLALIGTLKAEGLTERELEAEIAKRLEDRYLNNPQVNVFVQDYASQRVAVIGAVLRPGQYSLTKDKNTVLDMISEAGGLARDAGSRIYLLPGERTDHTKLAMLDGSNNPGVSDAGMIKDTVAASSDPIVVDVRDMLDASTRSALTLPARAGDVIVVPEGGQFLVDGWVEKPGAYALSRGVTVLGAITAAGGPLYPAATSSIQVVRTRRTGVRMVLSADVPGIIEGKGQDIPLEAGDIIYVPASAAKLPLYAVYSFVTNVFRIAGTIPVL
- a CDS encoding carboxypeptidase regulatory-like domain-containing protein is translated as MRLISRRKGLAARAIAVSLACALVGAPALAASKAALGGKIVSAAGTPVRGAKVLVLRPGSDSVLFSATSGENGLYVIDGLKAGTYHVRVEPGVPELRGDTVKAEITDKGLVVNWRLSAEKPVALAIPGQVGGAESELCSPVQIGEYDVNRCYLVGGVALVGLGAGLAAGLSGGGDGEGGGSPTPTGSAAPPTATVTGTRPTTIVPSNTPTPETPSVVPTNTATPRPTTAAPTDTATPETPSPTTVAPTDTPTPETPTEAPTDTPTPETPTEAPTDTPTPETPTVAPTDTPSEEPTPTPTEESPDR